In the Sandaracinus amylolyticus genome, CTTCTTCGTCGTCGGCCTCGAGATCCGCCGCGAGATCGCGCGAGGCGAGCTGAGCGAGCCGCGTCGCGCCGCGCTCCCGCTCGCGGCCGCGCTCGGCGGGATGATCGCGCCCGCGCTCGTCTATCTCGCGCTCAACGCGGAGCGCCCGACCGCGTCGGGCTGGGGCGTCCCGATGGCGACCGACATCGCGTTCGCGGTCGGCGTGCTCACGCTGCTGCGCGATCGTGTGAGCCCGGGCCTGCGCATCCTCCTGCTCGCGCTCGCGGTGATCGACGACGTCGGCGCGATCCTGGTGATCGGGGTCTTCTACTCGTCGGGCTTCGAAGCGAGCGGGCTCGCGACCGCGGCGCTCGGCGTGGTCGGGATCTCGTTGCTGCAGGCCGCGGGCGCGCGGCGCGCGCTGGCGTACGCGATCCCCGCGGCGGCCGTGTGGCAGGGCCTCCACGCAGCGGGCGTGCACGCGACGCTCGCCGGCGTGATCGTCGGCCTGATGACGCCGACCCGCGCATGGTTCGGCAGCGCGGAGCTCGTCGCGGCGGCGCAGCGCGCGGCCGAGGCGGTGGGCGACCACGGGCACGACGCGGTCGCCGAGCACCTCGAGGCACTCGATCGTGCGCGTCGCGAGGCGATGGCGCCGGTCGACTCGCTCCAGCACGCGTTCCACCGCTGGGTCGCGTTCCTCGTGATGCCGCTCTTCGCGTTCGCGAACGCCGGCGTGAGCATCGGCGCGACCGAGATCGCAGGAGACGCCGCGTGGATGGCGTGGGGCATCGTGATCGGGCTCGTCGCGGGCAAGACGATCGGCATCGCGGGGGGCAGCTGGCTCGCGGTGCGCATCGGGCTCGCGGCGCTGCCGCGCGGCGTGAGCTGGCGCGGCGTGCTCACGGTCGCGATGGTCGGCGGCATCGGCTTCACGATGAGCCTCTTCGTCGCCGAGCTCGCGTTCGACGATGCGCTGCTCGAGGGGGCGAAGCTCGCGATCCTGGTCGGGTCGATCACCGCCGCGGCGCTGGGGCTCGGGTTCGGGCGCGCCGCGCTGACGCGCAGCGCCGGCGTCGATCGAGCGCACACCGAGTCCGAGGCCGAAGCCTCGACGGTGCAGTGATCACTGCGCGAAGAGCCAGTCGAACGCGAGCGCCGCGATCGCGATCACCGGGACGAGCCCGAGCATCGAGCCCGCGAGGTAGTCGCGGAACCGCACCTTGCTCATCGCGAGCGCGTAGTTGAGCGCGGGGAGCATCTGCACGAGCAGGCGCAGCACCGCGATCGTGATCACGGGCCGCGCATCGAGGTGCGCCAGCATGCGCTTGAGCAGCGGTCGCTCGACGTCGCCCAGCGGCTGACCGCCGACCATCCGCACCACGTAGAACGAGACCGTAAGCGACACCAGCGCGCCCACCATGCCCGCGGCGAAGCCCGTGACCGGCCCGTACGCGAGGATCGCCGCCGCGACGAACACCATGCCCGGCACGTGCACCAGCTCGCCGACCGCGAACATCGCGAGGTACGCGAAGAACCCGAGCGCGCCGAGCTCGAGCATCGTCGCCTGGATGCGCTCGCGCGTGAGGTGCTCGGTCACGCCGGTCGCGTGACCGATCGCGATCAGCGTGACCGTGAGCGCGATCAGCGCGCCGATGCGCAGCCACTTCGTGCGCGCTGCGTTCGTCTCGCTCACGGCAGTGCGTAGCTGCCCGTCGCGTGCGCGACGAGCGGTCCATCGGCGCTCGAGATCTCGATCGTGCCCACCGCGATGCGTCGCCCCACGCGCAGCACCGTCGCGCGGCCGATCAGATCGCGCGCCTCGGGCTTGCGAAGGAAGTGGATCGACAGATCGCTCGTCACGGCGAGCGGCTGCATCCCGATGCGCGTCAGCACCGCGGCGTAGAGCGCGGTGTCGGCGAGCGTCATCATCGTGGGCCCGTTGATGGTCCCGCCCGCGCGCAGCTGCTGCTCGGAGAACAGCAACCGAATGGTTGCGGTTCCCCAGCCGAGCTCCTGCACCCGGAACGGCAGGAGGCGCGTGAGCGGGATCGTCTCGTGGATCAGCGCCTCGAACTCCGCGGCCTCGATGCGCGGCCGCTCGTCACCCGGCTCGCTCACGATCCCGTGCACTCCCCGGCGAGCTCGATCGACATCACGCGCGGCGCGACCCGGCGATCCATCGTGACGAGCCGGATCTCCACCTCGATGATGCGCCCCTGCGGGATGGGCCCCGGCGGGCTCGCGAAATTCGCGATCGGCGCGGGGAAGGGCCCGATGAACGTCGCGGCCTCGACCTCCTCGGGCGTGTTGCCGACGCGCACCCAGAGCGTGACCTCGGTGCTCGCCGGGATCTCCGCGTTCACGCGCGCGCCGAGCCAGCGCTGCGATCCGAACTCGCCCGCCTCGCACCCCGTCTGGCGGAAGCGATAACGACCGCGCGGCTCGGCGAACACGTTGAGCCCGAACCCGATGAAGTCGCTGTAGGTGTAGGGCGAGCGACCCACGCCGTGCTCGATCCACGTGTTCGTCATCGGATCGAAGCGCGCGGCCGAGTTCGTGCCTTGGCACACCGCCCACACCGAGCCGTCGAACGACACGCCCACGCCGACGGGCGCGCGACCGGTCGGGATGTGATGCGTCGTGACGTGCGAGAGATCGGTGAGGCGCAGCTGCTCCACGCGATCACTCGCGGCCCCGCTGATGCTCTGCTGCTCGTGGCTGATGCCGACCCAGAGGAACTCCTCGTCGGCGGCGAGCCCGCGCGGCGAGCCGGTGCTCGGGAAGGACGCGGTCTCCCAGGTGTCGGTCGCCGGGAGATAGCGGAGGATCGGCGGGTCGCTCGCGCTGCTCGCGATGTAGATGCGCCCGTCACCGTCGACCGTGATGCCGTAGGGATAGAGGCTCGGCGGCCACCCCGCGCCTCCCGGCACCGGCGAGGCCATCGTGAACGTCGTGCCCGTCGCGTCGACGTAGCCGAGGATGTCGCGCCGCCCGCTGCGATCGACGAACCAGATGCGGCCCATCGAGTCCGACGTGGCGCCGTACGGGTTCAGGCCGTTGATCGGAAGGCATTCGCCGCGCAGCGCGCCGGTGGCGGAGTCGATGCGACACGCCTGCGACGTGTTGAACAGGCCGACCCACACATCACCGACCAGCGCGTCCGGCGGCGCGACGCCGATCGTCAGCGCGCGCGGGACCGCGTTGACGCCGCCGACCGGAACGGTCCACAGGATGCACTCGTCGTCGATGCCGACGAACTCCGCGGTCCCCTCGTTGATCGTGCCGTCGCCGTTCAGATCGCGCGACGTGTCGATCACGCCGTTCGCGTTGCGGTCGATGCAGTCCTCTTCGCGGTTCGCGTACTTCGTGACCGTGCCCTGCGAGTGGAACGCGCGGTTCGCGACGTACGCGTCGAAGTTCTGATCGACCGCGGTGCGCGATGGACAGTTGCCGCCCGGGCTGGTCCACGCGCACGGCTCGCTCGCGGGTCGCACGCCCGCCGGCGCGGCCGCGCCGATCGTCGGATAGCGCGCGAGCTCGCGGTTGGTGCGCGAGTCCATCTTGCTCACGGTGCCGTCGTCCATGTTGGCGACCCACACCGAGAACGACGTCGCCTCGGTGCGTCCGAGCGTGAGCGCGCCCGAGGGATCGACGATCACGCCCTCGGAGTTCGTCCCGTCGGGCGCCCATCCGCCGGGCCCGGGGATCGTCTCGACGTCGCACGAGGGACTGCACGAGCCGCCGCAGATCTCCACGAGCCCTTCGTCGGTGCGGGTGTCGCAGTCGTTGTCGACTCCGTCGCAGCGCTCGGGCCCGCCGCGCGTCTCGTCCGTGTCGTCGCAGTCGACGTCGGAGCAGCGCCCGTCGCCGTCGAAGTCGACGCAGGTGCCGCCGCCGGAGTCGCCCCCATCGAGCCCGGGGCGCGCGCCGTCGGTGCGCGAGACGCACGTGCCGTCGATGCACTCCTGCGTGCTGCGGCAGTCGCTCGCGCTCTCGCAGGCCGCGCCGGGCGGATCACCACCGCAGTCGCACCCCACCAGCAGCGAGCACATCAGCGAAATGGTTGCGAGCGCACGGAGCGCGGGACTGCGATGCATGAGGAAAACGGTACCAGAACGCGCGCGCTCGCTGTGAAGACGGAGCGCGCTTTTCGTCGGGCGATCCCCGTATAGTCGCCGGCGATGCACGGCTCGCGCTTCGACACACGGACGCTCGGATGGATGGTCCTCGGCGGAGCGCTCTCGCTCCTCGGATGCGGTGACGACGACGACGGCACCACCGAGGTCGACGCGTCGACACCGATCGACGCATGGACCGCGCCCGTCGATGCGCCGATGGTCGACGCCGGCGGCGAGACGTGCACACCGTTCCCCGGCGACTACACCCCGCGCGTCTCGATGTCGTCGACCGACGAGTGGCCGCCCTGCGTGTCCGACGTCGGCACCTACGCGCGCATCGAGCCGACGATCTCGACCATCGCGCGCGTCGAGGCGTACGACACGATCTTCGCGCCGAGCGGTCTGCTCGTGGGCGATCCGAGCGCGAGCGCGTTCACCGACGCGCGCACCGTCTACGAGACCAGCGAGGGCCTCGGCTCGCGCGTCATCCGCCGCACCGACGAGCACGTCACCGCGCCCGATCCCAACGACTGCCGCATGGGCTCGGTGATCGCGGCGGCGCCCGAGTACTGCGTGGGCCCGACGCAGCTCGCGCCGATCGTGCGTGAGGGCTTCGCGGCGGGCATGACCGGCGGCGCGGGCGAGCCGCTGCGGGTGCACGCCGCGCGCATCGACGCCGCGCTCACCTGGTTCCTCTACGTCTCGCCGTACAAGGAGAGCCTCACCTGCACGAGCACCGCGCGCGACTGCGACTCGGCGTGGGCGTACTACACGGGTGGCGTCGAGGAGCGCAGCGGCGGGCTCGGCATGGCGCGCCTGGTGCGCGGGCTCGACGAGGAGACCCACGATCGCATCTGGGACGCGCTGCTCGCGGTGCGCTGCTGGCGCGACCTCGATCCCGAGCCGGTCTCGAGCGAGCGGCTCGACCTGCGGGATCGCGCGCGCGCCCAGCTCGATCGCGCGATGGATCGCGGCATGGCGCTGGTGATCGCGGATCGCCTGCGGCGCATGGAGGCGAGCACGGGCGACGAGCAGCTCGCGCACTTCGCGTGGGCGCGCGTGATCCTCGGATCGCTCGCGCAGCGCACGATCCCGAGCCCCGATCCCGGCGGCACCGACATCGTGGTGCCGGCGCGGGCGTCGCTCGCGGATCGCATGCTGCGCGCGCGCAGCGCGGATCTCGCGGACCTCGTCGCGAGCGAGATCGACGGCGCGAGCGCGCCCGGCGACGTCGACGTCGACGCGATCGTGGAGATGCTCGAGTCCGCGTTCCCGTGCGCGTGATCGCGCGGATCGCGGCGATCGTGATGATCGCGATCGTCGCGATCCCGGCGCGCGCGCAGGACACGACCTTCCGGGCGCGGGCGCGCACCGCGCCCGACGACGTGCGCGGCCGCGCGAGCGACTCGGTGTCCGAGGAGGAGATCGAAGAGCGCGTGGTGCGATCGGCGCCCGACGCGCTGCGCCTGATGCCGGGCGTGTCGATCCAGCAGACCGCGCACGGCCAGGCGAGCCCCTACGTGCGCGGCGTCACCGGGCAACAAGTGCTGCTCCTCTTCGACGGAGTGCGGCTCAACAACGGCATCTTCCGGCAGGGGCCCAACCAGTACTTCTTCACGGTCGACGTCGAGAGCCTCGCGACGCTCCACGTGGTGCGCGGCAGCGCGTCGACGCGCTTCGGCGCCGATGCGCTCGGCGGTGCGATCATCGCGCTCCCGCGCGAGCCGACCATCGATCCGAGACGCGACGGATTCGTGATCCATCCGCGCTTGATCGGTCGTTACGGAATGCAGGACGTCGACGGGGGCGCGCGCGCCGAGCTCGATCTGCAGCTCGGTCGATCGCTCGGGTTCCTCGGGGGGGTGCGGTATCGCGAGGCGGGGCCGCTGCAGGCGGCGGGCATCGTGTGCCCGCTCTCGACGGTCGAGCCGTGTGTGCCGGCGCGCGATCCCGCGATGCGCCGCAACGTCCCGATGATCCCGTTCATCGAGGACGACGGTCGCACCCAGCGCGGCACCGGGTTCCGCGTGCTGAGCTGGGACGAGCGCCTGGTGTGGCGCGCGTCGGACGAGCTCCGCGTGACGCTCGCAGGCTACGGCTGGCACCAGTTCGACAGCCCGCGCACCGATCAGTGCCCCGCGCCCTATGCGCCCGGCAACGACTGCCTCACCTACCTGCAGCAGACGCGCGCGCTCGGCCTCCTCGCGATCGACGTGCGACCGCAGGGCTCCGAGCTCGCCGAGATGCGCATCGCGCTGAGCTGGCAGCGCACCCACGAGCATCGACTGCGCGATCGTCCGACCGCGTTCGTGCAGAACCGCTTCCTCGACACGATCGACACCTACGGGCTCACGATGCGCGGCCGGACGCGCGGCTTCCTGCTCGCGCCCGAGCTCGCGATCGCGCTGCACTTCGGCGCCGAGGCCTACTCCGACGTCGTGCGCTCCGAGGCGAGCACCGCGTTCACCGACGTCGGCCTCACGGTGCGCGAGCCGCGCGGTCAATACGTCGACGGCGCGCGCTTCACGCAGCTCTCGGCGTGGAGCGAGGTGCAGGCGGCGATCGCGACGTGGCTGATCGCGCGCGGCGGTGCGCGCGTGCTCTACGCCGGCGCGCGCGCGAGCGCCGATCCCAGCTCGGGCACTGCGCGTGTCGATCTCGACGTCGCGGGGGTCGCGGCGCGCGCCGGTCTCGAAGCGCGCGTCGCGCCCGAGCTCACGCTGCACCTCAACGTCGATCAGGGAGTGCGCCCGCCGAACCTCGACGATCTCACCTCGCGCCAGCAGGCGGGCCCGGGCTTCCAGTTCGAGAACCCCGCGCTTCGCGAGGAGCGCTCGACCACGTTCGAGCTCGGCGCGCGCATCGAGGCGTGGGACGTGCTGCGCCTCGATGCATGGGCGTACGCGATGATCCTCGACGGCGCGATGACCCGCGTGCCGCGCGAAGCGTCGGCGTGTCCGCCCGCGACCCCGCAGTGCCGCGCATCGTGGTCGCGCTATCAGCTGGTCAACGCCGACGACCTCTCGCTGATCCTCGGCACCGAGCTCGCGCTGACGTTCGAGCTGCGCGACATCGGGGTCGTCGCGCTCAGCACGCTCTCGATCGCGTGGGGCGAGGGCCCGAGCCCGACCGACGCGAACGTGCGCGTCCCGCTCTCGCGCGTCCCGCCGTTCGGCGGCGCGGTCGACGTGCGATGGCAACCCGCGCCGCGCGGTCTCGCGCTGGGCGCGACGCTGCGCTGGGCGCTCGATCAGGATCGTCTCGCGCCCGCGGACGCGAGCGACGCGCGCATCCTCGCGGGCGGCACCCCGGGATACGCCGTCGTCGACGTGCGAGCCGCGTGGCGCTTCGATCCGTATCTCTCGCTCTCGGTCGTGCTCGAGAACGTGCTCGACACCGCATATCGAGTGCACGGATCGAGCATCAATGGGCCCGGACGAGGGCTGATGGCGAGGGTGGAGGCGGGGTTCTGAGGGCGGGGCCCCGCGAGGCGCGATGCGCCCGCGGGGCCGAGACTCGCTCATCAGTCACCGCGACCGCCAGCTACACGACGCCCAGCGGATCCGTCCCGGTCCGCTTCACCACCGCGCGCCGCCCGATCGACACCGCATCCATTGCCGCGCCGAGCCGCTTCGCGCCTTCCACCAAGCGCGCCGGCGACTCGCCACCGAACACCAAGCGCAGCCCCGACGGGCCGCCCACCGCGCGATCCACGCGATACAGCGTCCCCGGCGACACCAGCACGCCGCGGCGGCGCGCCTCCTCGAACACGGCCTCGGAATCGAGATCGTCGGGCAGCTCGATCCACATCGTCGTTCCGCGCGTCGGCGCACGGAACCGCACGCTCGGCGGCAGGTACTTCTTGAGCGCGACGCAGAGCGCATCACGACGCTCGCGATACTGACCGCGGATCCGATTGAGGTGCGCCGCGAGATAACCGCGCTCCAGGAACTCCGCGAGCGCGTGCTGCAGCAACCCCGACGTGCCGAGATCGGTCGCGTGCTTCAGCGCGACGAGCTGCGGCGCGAGCGAGGGCGGGCACAGCAGGAACCCGATGCGCAGCGCCGGGATCAGCTTCTTGCTGAACGTGCTCAGGTAGATCACGTCGCCGTCGAGCGCGCGCATCGCGGGCGGCGGCGCCGCTCCGTCGAGCTCGAGATCCGCGACGAAGTCGTCCTCGATCACCGCGGTGCCGGTCTCGCGCGCCCACGCGATCAGCGCCTCGCGCCGCGGGCCCGAGATGCACTCGCCCGTCGGGTTGCACGAGTTCGGCATCAGGTAGAGCGCCTTCGCGCGCCCCGCATGACGCAGCCACGCCATGTCGGGCCCTTCCGCGTCCGCCGGCACGCCCATCAGTCGCGCGCCGTTCGCGCCGAAGATCTGGATCGCGCCGGTGTACGTCGCGGCCTGCGAGATCACGACGTCGCCGGGATCGACCAGCGCGCGCGCGACCACGTCGAGGCCCTGCTGGCTGCCCGACGTCACGAGCACGTCGTCGGCGCGCGCCGGAACGCCCTGCCGCACCAGGTCCGCGGCGATGCGCTCACGGAGCCGCGGCACACCCTCGTGCGGCGCGTAGCCCAGCGCGCGCGTGCCGGTCGTGCGCATCACGTGCTCGAGGCAGCGGCGGAAGAGCTCGTCGGGCAGCAGGTCGGGGCCCGGCTCCATCTTCGTGAGGTTCACGAGCTCGCCGCGCCCGACCCGCGCGATGCGCTGCACCCGGGCGACCCGCGCGAAGCCCTCGGTGCGCGCGCGCTCGCTGATCATCGAGCTCCACGGGATCGGCGCTCGCTCGGCCGCGGCGACCGGCGCGCGTCCGACCGGCAGCGCGACCGCCGCGGGCTGCGCGCGCACGAAGGTGCCGCGCCCGACGGTCGAGCTCAGGAAGCCGCTGCGCTCGAGCTCGGTGTAGGCGCGCACGACCGTGTTGCGGTGCGTGCCGAGCTCGTCGGCGAGCTTTCGCGATGGCGGCAGGCGAAAGCCTGCGGGGAACGCGCCGCTGCGGATCCGCTCCGCGATGCGATCGAAGAGCTGTTGGTACAGCGGCACATCGAGCGCGTGGTCGAGGACCAATCCGAGGCTGCGTTCCACCTGGACCCCCTTTCGCGGCCGCGTCCGCCGCGATTGGTCCAGGTAATCCCCCGCAATCTCGAGGGCCGCAACGGAACGACCTAGGCGATCGTGCAGTGCCAGGATGGACCAATGTTGCCCGGGAGCATGGTCCAATTCTCGGTCCGGCGCCGCTCCGTGCCGCGGAGGTGGCCTAGCCTGGTCCGAAACGATCGCGCTCGCTAGCGATAGGTCCGTTCGCCCGGGCCCGGCTCCGCGAGCGCGCCGAGCGGCGCGGTGTCGAGGCGATCGCTGCGCTCGGTCGCCCCCTCCGCCGACGCTTCGTGCACCGTGCTCCACGGCCCGACCCGCACTCGCAGCGCCTCGTCGCGCGCGCTCACCTCGACCTCGCGCTGCGCGACGTACGAGCGTGATCCGGTCCCGCGATCGTCGAACGCGACGTCGTCGGCCTCGGCTCGTTCCTCTTCGTCGGCGATGCGATCGAGCGCGAGCCGCGTGAGGTGCGCCGGCTG is a window encoding:
- the nhaA gene encoding Na+/H+ antiporter NhaA; this encodes MSRSTDPRPTPTSAAAPPEAWPPIRRAVRTVTRPVEAFLATEVASGAILLVATIAALVWANSPWADRYHALWATPIGAHLGATTIEVTLHFVVNEALMTFFFFVVGLEIRREIARGELSEPRRAALPLAAALGGMIAPALVYLALNAERPTASGWGVPMATDIAFAVGVLTLLRDRVSPGLRILLLALAVIDDVGAILVIGVFYSSGFEASGLATAALGVVGISLLQAAGARRALAYAIPAAAVWQGLHAAGVHATLAGVIVGLMTPTRAWFGSAELVAAAQRAAEAVGDHGHDAVAEHLEALDRARREAMAPVDSLQHAFHRWVAFLVMPLFAFANAGVSIGATEIAGDAAWMAWGIVIGLVAGKTIGIAGGSWLAVRIGLAALPRGVSWRGVLTVAMVGGIGFTMSLFVAELAFDDALLEGAKLAILVGSITAAALGLGFGRAALTRSAGVDRAHTESEAEASTVQ
- a CDS encoding TVP38/TMEM64 family protein, which encodes MSETNAARTKWLRIGALIALTVTLIAIGHATGVTEHLTRERIQATMLELGALGFFAYLAMFAVGELVHVPGMVFVAAAILAYGPVTGFAAGMVGALVSLTVSFYVVRMVGGQPLGDVERPLLKRMLAHLDARPVITIAVLRLLVQMLPALNYALAMSKVRFRDYLAGSMLGLVPVIAIAALAFDWLFAQ
- a CDS encoding PaaI family thioesterase, whose product is MSEPGDERPRIEAAEFEALIHETIPLTRLLPFRVQELGWGTATIRLLFSEQQLRAGGTINGPTMMTLADTALYAAVLTRIGMQPLAVTSDLSIHFLRKPEARDLIGRATVLRVGRRIAVGTIEISSADGPLVAHATGSYALP
- a CDS encoding TonB-dependent receptor, whose protein sequence is MRVIARIAAIVMIAIVAIPARAQDTTFRARARTAPDDVRGRASDSVSEEEIEERVVRSAPDALRLMPGVSIQQTAHGQASPYVRGVTGQQVLLLFDGVRLNNGIFRQGPNQYFFTVDVESLATLHVVRGSASTRFGADALGGAIIALPREPTIDPRRDGFVIHPRLIGRYGMQDVDGGARAELDLQLGRSLGFLGGVRYREAGPLQAAGIVCPLSTVEPCVPARDPAMRRNVPMIPFIEDDGRTQRGTGFRVLSWDERLVWRASDELRVTLAGYGWHQFDSPRTDQCPAPYAPGNDCLTYLQQTRALGLLAIDVRPQGSELAEMRIALSWQRTHEHRLRDRPTAFVQNRFLDTIDTYGLTMRGRTRGFLLAPELAIALHFGAEAYSDVVRSEASTAFTDVGLTVREPRGQYVDGARFTQLSAWSEVQAAIATWLIARGGARVLYAGARASADPSSGTARVDLDVAGVAARAGLEARVAPELTLHLNVDQGVRPPNLDDLTSRQQAGPGFQFENPALREERSTTFELGARIEAWDVLRLDAWAYAMILDGAMTRVPREASACPPATPQCRASWSRYQLVNADDLSLILGTELALTFELRDIGVVALSTLSIAWGEGPSPTDANVRVPLSRVPPFGGAVDVRWQPAPRGLALGATLRWALDQDRLAPADASDARILAGGTPGYAVVDVRAAWRFDPYLSLSVVLENVLDTAYRVHGSSINGPGRGLMARVEAGF
- a CDS encoding PLP-dependent aminotransferase family protein — encoded protein: MERSLGLVLDHALDVPLYQQLFDRIAERIRSGAFPAGFRLPPSRKLADELGTHRNTVVRAYTELERSGFLSSTVGRGTFVRAQPAAVALPVGRAPVAAAERAPIPWSSMISERARTEGFARVARVQRIARVGRGELVNLTKMEPGPDLLPDELFRRCLEHVMRTTGTRALGYAPHEGVPRLRERIAADLVRQGVPARADDVLVTSGSQQGLDVVARALVDPGDVVISQAATYTGAIQIFGANGARLMGVPADAEGPDMAWLRHAGRAKALYLMPNSCNPTGECISGPRREALIAWARETGTAVIEDDFVADLELDGAAPPPAMRALDGDVIYLSTFSKKLIPALRIGFLLCPPSLAPQLVALKHATDLGTSGLLQHALAEFLERGYLAAHLNRIRGQYRERRDALCVALKKYLPPSVRFRAPTRGTTMWIELPDDLDSEAVFEEARRRGVLVSPGTLYRVDRAVGGPSGLRLVFGGESPARLVEGAKRLGAAMDAVSIGRRAVVKRTGTDPLGVV